The Plasmodium relictum strain SGS1 genome assembly, chromosome: 8 DNA window aaagaacaattattaaaaaaatgtataatagtagtttaaaaaataatacatgaaaaataataaataaaaaacataattatatactttttatagCATTTctgtatattaaaatatctgagtatttttttttttttttatgcaaataattttttttcataaaatttttttttgatttattatatatttataattttttcttcaaaaaatactatttttttttttaagaaaattgTAAACTATAAATAGATTCAATATTTatcatttcatttttaacctaattttatttttataagaattttAATGATTATTTTGCATATTCCTGTTTCACTAtcattttacatattttttttttcttagcaataaaatttaaatagaaATGGCTTACAttatttaagttatttttaataacttctattttatttttaattatataatatttttttctttggaCATGAAATTctaaatataagaaatattttagCTTATTTGTAATatgataaattataaaattaatactttttaataatcaaaatttaatctatatatatttagttgtaaaaaatatcttttatttcaaatttaaatattaaacaaacaagtgtttatatatatatatatatatataaattaatatgaataaatattGTATATAAAGTAAATGAAAAtctaaataaagaaaatatggGAAGAAAAAAAcgtaaaaatatagaattaaAACCTTTTTGCTATTATTGTGATAGGGAATTTGACGATGAAAAAATTCTTATTCAACATCAAAAGGCAAAGCATTTTAAATGTTTACAGTGTAATAGAAAATTAGATATAGCTAATGGTTTAGTTGTACATATGTTGCAAGTTCATAAAACTAATTTAAAAGTAGTACCTAATGCATTACCAAAAAGGAATGATCCTGAAATTATTATAAGAGGAATGAATGGAGTACCTCCTGAAATTAttgaagaaaatttaaataagttAAAGCAAAAACTAggagataaaaatattaaaagacaACAACGAGTTAATTGGGCACAAGTTGCCATGGCACCTACAATGGAGCAATTTTTGCAGCAAGCTCAAACAGGGAACTTTACATTTCCAGGATTTAATTCACCTATATTACCACCGAGTAATTTATTATCTAATTCTACagatttacaaaaaaaaaatataccaCCTGCACCTTTATATTTacctaataataatataaatatgatgCAAACATCATTAAGTACCAATATATATTCTTCTAATAATCAACAAAACCCGGCAATACCCAACATTCCTCTTCACATACCTTCAAATATACCTcctaataatataaatccATCAGCTCCAACAGGGATTCCGCCTAATATTCCTCCACCAATCCCACCTAATGTTTCTCAAAAATATTCACAAAATATGCATTTATCAGGATCTTTTCTTTCACCAAATTTGCCAACAAATATATCCCAAACTCATCCGATGTGTGCGCCTCCAGGTATATCTCCACCTATTCCTCCATCCATACCACCAACAATGTCTCCGATTATGCCACCATCTGTGCCTCTTACAATTCCTCCTGCAGCTCCTCCTACATCTCCTCCTACATCTCCTCCTACAGCTCCTCCTACATCTCCTCCTACATCTCCTCCTACAGCTCCTCCTACAGCTCCTCCTACAATGCCTCCTTCAGTTCCCCTTGCAATGCCTCCCACAGTTCCACCATCTAATGATACATTAGCAACGACAACAAATTTATCTTCAAATACAAATAATGGAAAGGGACTAATAATTTCTCCTGGTGTTAATACAAACAATAATGTTAATAAAGCTAATGGAATGCAACATAATGTGCCTTCTAATGAAGGCATGAATCATCAGATAATGAATAATAACAATAGTAGTATCATAAATAATATTCAAATTTATAAGCAAAATTCATCGGAAATATCTCCAAATTATAATAACAATACAAATTTTCTTGGTAATACTCAAAAAAGTGAAGCAAACAATTCagtaaaagaaattaatcGAAACTTAAATATTGATctaaaaatagaagaaaataataaactaAATAAGGAAAATGAACAGAAGTCAGAAGATAAAGAAGAGGAAAATAAAGATtcagaatatatatatgataactCCATATCAACAACTATAAAATTATCTATTCCTCCACCTAATCCCCCACCATTTCCTCCAACAGGagatttaaaattaaattacaaTGAAAcggtaatttttttttttttcttctttttttatagtatttCTCTTATAAATGAACTTCCTAAATATGTTTTGATCAAATTattttcctcttttttttatatatagatTTCAGTAAATAAACTAAAGGCAATAAAAGAATTTGAGTGGAAAGACAACACAGAGAAATGACATGACATTGaaacaaaatgaaaaaaagcgTAATTTAAAAGTTCATTGAGaatataaactttttttttttttatttaaataattttgttttataaagAAATGGAACTCTTGCTAATTTATGATTGTGTAACTTTATGTGTCGTTTTATGCACATTTGcatatttatcatatatcacattttatatttatttcaaaattaaCTTTAATccaaaataattattcttctctttttatttttattaatataaaagttaTCACATGaaatagaattatttttatcttttatttctttcaGATCACTGCCAgctttttttacttttaaaacATATACATTATCATCAcctgaataaaaataataaaaaatatatttacttacatttaatatatatacaagtatatttattttttttagatatatttcatataaaagaataaaacataaatatataagcaTTGTTATATATCACTAAAACTAGTCATAAATCCCTaaagttataaaaattttaaacattcatttttttttttttttgaataaagaTGAGTTTGCTTTATATATTGCAcatttatgtaattttatttttttatataaatatttcaaaatgataatatatatatataataaatttcaatattttatttgaatacGTATAtacatttctttttaaaaaaggtatgtttatataatatttctactttttattcttttatatgacaaaataataaaatcaaCTTATTAATTGAAAGAAATACGATTTTTTGTTTAGattaaaaacatattcataattttttttttctatatatttttatgcatAAAatgtatttcatttttttattaatcttATAATTATATGAAGTTTTAAATAGGTATATAGTACATTTTAGGTTGGGATTGTTGTAATTACTTGAAGCGTGTGTTATTGTTCTTGGAATATTAACAAACCTCTCGTAACTTTTTGCATTTTCTaagattttaaaattattactattattttctGAATTTGCAAAATTTctattattgttttttttagttatatattttttatcattactttttgtatttatataacttatattaatttttgaacttgaataatttttatttttattttttgagtTTGTATAATTTGTACTGGATTTAGTATTTGAGGAATTTATAGAAATTTGattatctttttttgtaTGCATATAATTTATGGAATTTTCactttctatatttttac harbors:
- a CDS encoding zinc finger protein, putative — protein: MGRKKRKNIELKPFCYYCDREFDDEKILIQHQKAKHFKCLQCNRKLDIANGLVVHMLQVHKTNLKVVPNALPKRNDPEIIIRGMNGVPPEIIEENLNKLKQKLGDKNIKRQQRVNWAQVAMAPTMEQFLQQAQTGNFTFPGFNSPILPPSNLLSNSTDLQKKNIPPAPLYLPNNNINMMQTSLSTNIYSSNNQQNPAIPNIPLHIPSNIPPNNINPSAPTGIPPNIPPPIPPNVSQKYSQNMHLSGSFLSPNLPTNISQTHPMCAPPGISPPIPPSIPPTMSPIMPPSVPLTIPPAAPPTSPPTSPPTAPPTSPPTSPPTAPPTAPPTMPPSVPLAMPPTVPPSNDTLATTTNLSSNTNNGKGLIISPGVNTNNNVNKANGMQHNVPSNEGMNHQIMNNNNSSIINNIQIYKQNSSEISPNYNNNTNFLGNTQKSEANNSVKEINRNLNIDLKIEENNKLNKENEQKSEDKEEENKDSEYIYDNSISTTIKLSIPPPNPPPFPPTGDLKLNYNETVIFFFFFFFYSISLINELPKYVLIKLFSSFFYI